A single region of the Changchengzhania lutea genome encodes:
- the merA gene encoding mercury(II) reductase has protein sequence MSNKTIKLNINGMTCSGCSSHIKKDLNVKDGIVSSTVNHETGEGKFVYDTNKISHQDVINAVNNVGNYSVVEDVEKEDCCVTNSDDKNQFDLIVIGGGSAAFSAAIKAESLGLTTLMVNSGLDFGGTCVNVGCVPSKNLIRAAEIAYHATHSNFKGIKPKGVAIDFTQIIKDKKALVTTLQQHKYMDVVSDFKYLTMLKGWAEFVNNKTILVDGKDTYTATNIIIATGATTNIPNIEGLNEVDYLTNVSLFDLEAKPKSLTIMGAGYIGLEIAMAYNRLGVKVHIIEFTDRPLRSQTNDIADILVEQMKSEGIEILPNFRAIKFEKDGDNTIIHCKCPDGSTTQIIEKGHIVVATGTKPNTSKLGLENIDLKLTEKGHILVNEKMETNVSNIYAAGDVTNTPPFVYTAAKEGSTAVNNAFSLSKHSVDYTSLPWVVFTDPQIAGAGMDEVEAEKAGIPFEVSKLDLIHVPRALAAQDTRGFIKLIRNTETDKLIGARVIAPEGGELIQQLSMAIKFGITVKDLAESFYPYLTLGEGIKLAAITFGKDVSKLSCCSS, from the coding sequence ATGAGTAATAAAACAATAAAATTAAACATCAACGGAATGACTTGTTCAGGGTGTTCATCACATATTAAAAAAGATTTAAACGTTAAAGACGGAATTGTAAGTAGCACTGTAAATCACGAAACAGGAGAAGGGAAATTTGTATATGACACCAATAAGATAAGCCACCAAGATGTTATTAATGCGGTGAATAATGTAGGTAATTATTCAGTTGTTGAAGATGTTGAAAAAGAAGATTGCTGTGTTACAAATTCTGATGATAAAAATCAATTCGATTTAATTGTTATTGGTGGTGGTTCTGCTGCCTTTTCAGCAGCCATAAAAGCCGAAAGTTTAGGCTTAACTACGCTAATGGTTAACAGTGGTTTGGACTTTGGTGGAACGTGTGTCAATGTTGGATGCGTGCCTTCAAAAAACTTAATAAGAGCTGCCGAAATAGCGTATCACGCAACACATTCTAATTTTAAAGGAATTAAACCCAAAGGTGTTGCCATTGATTTTACTCAAATAATAAAAGACAAGAAAGCATTAGTTACCACACTACAGCAACATAAGTATATGGATGTGGTAAGTGATTTTAAATACTTAACAATGCTTAAAGGTTGGGCAGAATTTGTAAATAATAAAACCATTCTTGTAGATGGAAAAGATACATACACCGCAACTAACATCATTATAGCAACAGGAGCGACCACCAACATTCCAAACATTGAAGGCTTAAATGAGGTTGACTATTTAACCAATGTATCTTTATTCGATTTAGAAGCAAAACCAAAAAGCCTAACCATAATGGGTGCCGGCTATATTGGATTGGAAATTGCAATGGCATACAATCGTTTGGGCGTAAAAGTGCATATCATAGAATTTACCGACAGGCCATTACGCAGTCAAACCAACGATATTGCAGATATTTTAGTGGAACAAATGAAAAGTGAAGGGATAGAAATCCTACCAAATTTTAGAGCTATTAAATTTGAAAAAGATGGTGATAATACCATTATTCATTGCAAATGTCCTGATGGTTCTACCACTCAAATAATTGAAAAAGGACATATTGTCGTAGCTACAGGAACAAAACCAAATACATCTAAATTAGGTCTTGAAAATATTGACCTAAAGCTGACAGAAAAAGGACATATTTTAGTTAACGAAAAAATGGAAACTAACGTTTCCAATATTTATGCAGCTGGTGATGTCACCAATACACCGCCTTTTGTTTATACCGCAGCAAAAGAAGGAAGTACAGCAGTAAATAACGCATTTTCTTTATCAAAACATAGTGTAGATTATACATCATTACCTTGGGTAGTATTTACAGATCCTCAAATTGCGGGAGCAGGTATGGATGAAGTAGAAGCCGAAAAAGCAGGCATCCCTTTTGAAGTCTCTAAATTAGATTTAATTCACGTGCCTAGAGCATTGGCCGCTCAAGATACCAGAGGATTTATAAAATTGATTCGAAATACCGAAACGGATAAATTGATAGGTGCTAGGGTAATAGCACCAGAAGGTGGCGAACTCATTCAACAATTAAGTATGGCTATTAAGTTTGGTATAACAGTAAAAGATTTGGCTGAAAGCTTTTATCCATACTTGACACTTGGAGAAGGTATCAAATTAGCAGCAATTACGTTTGGTAAAGATGTTTCTAAATTGAGTTGTTGTTCTAGCTAA
- a CDS encoding metal-sensing transcriptional repressor — translation MKKEPQKLPADLILDIKIRLKTLSGQINGIVKMLDDGKDPEQINIQFKSIDKGIQKAHYLLLDEVYRKALAIGIVKAVDSCPGNCGNEDKIEYLKSEFPNLELSDLTNKLKEIQAIETRLKAYSEKKD, via the coding sequence ATGAAAAAAGAGCCACAAAAATTACCTGCCGATTTGATTTTAGATATTAAAATCAGGTTAAAAACCTTAAGTGGCCAAATTAATGGCATTGTTAAAATGCTTGATGATGGAAAAGACCCTGAACAAATAAACATCCAGTTCAAATCCATAGATAAAGGCATTCAAAAAGCACATTATTTACTTTTGGATGAAGTCTATCGAAAAGCATTGGCCATTGGAATTGTAAAAGCTGTGGATTCTTGCCCCGGAAACTGTGGCAATGAAGATAAAATTGAATATTTAAAAAGTGAATTCCCTAATTTGGAATTATCTGATTTGACTAACAAGTTAAAAGAAATCCAAGCCATAGAAACCAGACTTAAAGCGTACAGCGAAAAAAAAGATTAA
- a CDS encoding thioredoxin family protein has translation MKRQIEIFTAGCPVCEPVVLLVKETAGKDCEITLHNLAEQCESKICVSKMNEYGVKRLPVIAVNGQLLDCCKNIQITKDDLVNAGIGSC, from the coding sequence ATGAAACGACAAATTGAGATTTTTACAGCAGGATGTCCAGTATGCGAACCTGTGGTGCTATTAGTAAAAGAAACAGCAGGAAAGGACTGCGAAATCACACTTCATAATTTAGCAGAGCAATGTGAAAGTAAAATCTGTGTTTCCAAAATGAATGAATACGGAGTAAAAAGGCTCCCTGTCATTGCTGTTAATGGACAACTTTTGGATTGTTGCAAAAATATCCAAATCACAAAAGATGATTTGGTAAATGCAGGAATAGGAAGCTGTTAG
- the merTP gene encoding mercuric transport protein MerTP yields MAITKLNKRASMGTAVFSAVSLKLCCWGPLLLTGVAGISGSSVYFSWLNALKPYLLVIAFLSLGLAFYQVYKKKKVDDCDNCETDKPSFFKSKFYLWLVTMFVVVMTLVSYYPQIFHPTATKEIVATNNTDIQSVKLNVEGMVCSGCEENINHSVNKLDGIFGIKTSHIKGTSEIKFDTTKTTVSEIEEVIKSKGYTIKNNTNE; encoded by the coding sequence ATGGCAATCACTAAATTGAACAAAAGGGCATCAATGGGAACTGCTGTATTTTCAGCAGTTTCCTTAAAACTTTGTTGTTGGGGGCCATTGTTGCTAACGGGAGTTGCAGGAATCAGTGGAAGTTCTGTCTATTTTTCTTGGCTCAATGCCTTGAAACCTTATCTGTTGGTCATTGCATTTTTGTCATTGGGTTTAGCTTTTTATCAAGTGTATAAAAAAAAGAAGGTGGACGATTGTGACAACTGTGAAACTGATAAACCATCATTTTTTAAATCGAAATTCTATTTGTGGTTGGTCACTATGTTTGTTGTTGTGATGACATTGGTTTCTTATTATCCACAAATATTTCACCCAACAGCTACAAAAGAAATTGTTGCAACAAACAATACAGATATTCAATCTGTAAAGTTGAATGTTGAAGGGATGGTATGCTCTGGTTGTGAAGAAAATATCAATCATTCTGTGAACAAATTGGACGGGATTTTTGGAATCAAGACCTCTCACATAAAAGGAACTTCTGAAATAAAGTTTGACACGACTAAAACAACCGTAAGTGAAATAGAAGAAGTGATTAAATCAAAAGGATACACAATTAAAAACAATACTAATGAATAG
- a CDS encoding NHL repeat-containing protein, whose protein sequence is MIESFDGFQRPMHIAIQEDKIYVPEYTSDTVKIIENGTVSTLTLKKNTDAIAGIAVDGNTIAVADFYNHRIIFQQDDKVTIIGKEGHNDGELYYPTDVDLKNDLISVADAYNNRVQVFDLKGNYVRMIGWNENIKVATGLKVTDTQVIIADFEGNRVLVYVFKW, encoded by the coding sequence ATGATTGAATCATTTGATGGCTTTCAACGCCCAATGCATATTGCGATTCAAGAAGATAAAATCTATGTTCCCGAATATACATCAGATACCGTAAAAATTATTGAAAACGGAACTGTTTCAACACTTACGTTAAAAAAAAATACGGATGCAATTGCAGGAATAGCTGTTGATGGAAATACGATTGCCGTTGCTGATTTTTATAATCATAGAATCATTTTCCAACAAGATGATAAAGTAACCATTATAGGTAAAGAAGGACATAATGATGGCGAATTATATTATCCTACAGATGTTGATTTAAAAAATGATTTGATTTCTGTTGCAGATGCATACAACAACCGTGTTCAGGTCTTTGACTTAAAAGGGAACTATGTAAGAATGATCGGTTGGAATGAAAACATAAAAGTAGCCACAGGACTAAAAGTAACTGATACACAAGTCATCATTGCAGATTTTGAAGGCAATAGAGTATTGGTTTACGTATTTAAATGGTAA
- a CDS encoding aminoacyl-histidine dipeptidase, translating into MSSEIRQLEPQLLWNKFADLNAVPRPSKKEARVIAFMMDFGKNLGLETLEDEVGNVIIKKLASPGMEHRTPIVMQSHLDMVHQKNGDTIFDFDTQGIEMYVDGDWVRAKGTTLGADNGLGVATIMAILESTDIQHPAIEALFTIDEETGMTGAMGLKGGLLSGRILLNLDTEEDDEIGVGCAGGIDVTATRSYNEEDTPEFKTGYKITVKGLQGGHSGMQIHEGLGNANKIMNRLLFDGFENFGLRISEIDGGSLRNAIPRESNAVVVIDAMHEDAFLLEMKQMEALLKKELKTMEPDLNIVVSQVETPAKIMDLGVQEGLTRALYAGWNGVYRMSADILDLVETSNNIARVIVKDGSIKIGCLTRSSVESSKMDLANALRAAFELTGCEVEFSGDYPGWAPNMDSPILKVMENLYEKLHGEKPHVAACHAGLECGILGQNYPEMDMISFGPNIKGAHSPDERAQISSVQKYWNFVLEILMEIPKA; encoded by the coding sequence ATGAGCTCAGAAATAAGACAACTAGAACCCCAATTACTTTGGAATAAATTCGCCGATCTAAACGCCGTGCCACGACCGTCAAAAAAAGAAGCACGTGTCATCGCATTTATGATGGATTTTGGTAAAAACCTAGGTTTAGAAACCCTTGAGGATGAAGTTGGGAATGTCATTATTAAAAAACTGGCAAGTCCTGGAATGGAACATAGAACGCCTATTGTGATGCAATCGCATTTAGATATGGTGCATCAAAAAAATGGGGACACTATTTTTGATTTCGATACTCAGGGCATTGAGATGTATGTCGATGGCGATTGGGTTCGGGCAAAGGGTACGACACTCGGCGCCGATAATGGTCTAGGTGTGGCCACTATCATGGCCATTTTAGAAAGTACCGATATCCAACATCCAGCCATTGAAGCCTTATTTACCATAGATGAGGAAACGGGCATGACGGGTGCCATGGGACTTAAAGGGGGTTTGCTTAGTGGTCGTATTTTGTTAAATCTAGATACGGAAGAAGATGACGAAATAGGCGTAGGGTGCGCTGGCGGAATCGATGTGACCGCGACGCGCAGCTATAATGAAGAAGATACTCCAGAATTTAAAACCGGTTATAAAATTACGGTAAAGGGCTTACAGGGCGGACACTCTGGCATGCAGATTCATGAAGGCTTAGGGAATGCCAATAAAATTATGAACCGCTTATTGTTTGATGGCTTTGAAAATTTTGGCTTGCGCATTTCAGAAATTGATGGCGGTAGCCTGCGCAATGCGATCCCAAGAGAGAGTAATGCGGTGGTGGTTATCGATGCCATGCATGAAGATGCCTTTCTTTTAGAAATGAAACAGATGGAAGCGCTCTTAAAAAAGGAGTTAAAAACAATGGAGCCCGATTTAAATATTGTGGTGTCCCAAGTAGAGACACCAGCGAAAATCATGGATTTAGGCGTTCAAGAAGGACTGACTAGAGCACTTTATGCAGGATGGAATGGTGTATATAGAATGAGTGCTGATATTCTAGATTTGGTTGAAACTTCTAATAATATTGCACGTGTGATTGTTAAGGACGGCAGCATTAAAATAGGCTGTTTAACGCGGTCATCTGTGGAGAGTTCAAAAATGGACTTGGCCAATGCGCTTCGAGCAGCTTTTGAGCTCACGGGTTGCGAGGTGGAATTTTCTGGGGATTACCCAGGTTGGGCGCCAAATATGGACTCACCAATTTTAAAGGTCATGGAAAATCTCTACGAAAAGTTACATGGTGAAAAGCCTCACGTGGCAGCTTGTCATGCTGGTTTAGAATGCGGTATTTTAGGACAGAATTACCCAGAGATGGATATGATTAGTTTTGGTCCGAATATAAAAGGCGCACACTCACCAGATGAGCGCGCACAAATTTCTTCGGTTCAAAAGTATTGGAATTTTGTATTGGAGATTTTGATGGAGATACCCAAGGCGTAG
- a CDS encoding DUF3810 domain-containing protein, translating into MLKNKKTVMALSLLPQYLLIRLAAAHPEFVEQYYSNGVYQWVSKLFRYVLGWLPFSFGDLVYAFGILYMIRWFYKNRKRLRKDTKRWFVDVLAAAAVIYFAFHILWGFNYYRLPLHASLGLQADYTTEQLVNVTNKLIIRANSMHAKVSENDTLKVVIPYHKRAIMQRAPKGYDNLKQVFPHLEYHPKSIKKSLFSYPLTYMGFSGYLNPLTNEAHVDALIPAYKFPTTSSHEIAHQLGYAAENEANFIAFLAATNHDDIYFNYSGYAFGLRFCLNEIYNRDPCLFEDMVADVNLGILKNYDEVRSFWVAHQNPVEPYFKSFYSNFLKANKQDKGMESYNYVVALLVNYFESKTF; encoded by the coding sequence ATGCTGAAGAACAAGAAAACGGTAATGGCGCTGTCATTACTTCCCCAATATTTACTCATTAGGCTAGCGGCCGCACATCCTGAATTTGTAGAGCAGTACTACAGTAATGGGGTTTATCAGTGGGTGTCTAAATTATTTAGATATGTTCTGGGGTGGTTGCCTTTTTCGTTTGGCGATTTGGTATATGCTTTTGGAATTCTTTATATGATCCGATGGTTTTATAAAAACAGAAAACGGTTACGTAAAGACACCAAGCGTTGGTTTGTGGATGTGCTTGCAGCAGCAGCTGTTATTTACTTTGCATTTCACATACTTTGGGGCTTTAATTACTACCGATTACCGCTGCATGCCAGTTTGGGTTTACAGGCTGATTATACGACCGAACAGCTTGTGAACGTGACCAACAAATTAATTATCAGGGCCAACAGCATGCATGCAAAAGTATCTGAAAATGACACCCTCAAAGTGGTGATACCTTACCATAAAAGAGCCATTATGCAGCGTGCGCCAAAGGGTTATGACAACTTAAAGCAAGTATTTCCGCATTTGGAATACCACCCAAAGAGTATAAAGAAATCGCTGTTTAGTTACCCGTTGACTTATATGGGTTTTAGTGGCTATTTGAATCCGTTAACGAATGAAGCTCATGTGGATGCATTAATTCCTGCGTATAAATTCCCGACGACATCATCGCATGAGATTGCACATCAATTGGGGTATGCCGCAGAAAACGAAGCTAATTTTATAGCTTTTTTAGCCGCCACAAATCATGATGATATCTATTTTAACTACTCGGGCTACGCTTTTGGTTTACGGTTTTGCCTGAATGAAATATACAATCGAGACCCCTGTTTATTTGAAGACATGGTTGCCGATGTAAATCTTGGTATCTTAAAAAACTATGATGAAGTAAGAAGCTTTTGGGTGGCGCATCAAAACCCGGTGGAGCCTTATTTTAAGTCATTTTACAGCAATTTCTTAAAGGCCAACAAGCAAGATAAAGGGATGGAAAGCTATAACTATGTGGTGGCGCTATTGGTTAATTATTTTGAATCAAAAACGTTTTAA
- a CDS encoding DUF6503 family protein, whose protein sequence is MRRIFLVLFAISILSCNNNSKNNIVVPTDYSKENLDITTSIYPENISKVFEAHGGLDNWNTMQSLVFTMEKPNGDEVTATNLKNRKSLIEMPKHTIGFNGEDVWLYSKDTTAYKGKPKFYYNLMFYFYAMPFILSDDGIIYKDVAPLVFEDQSYPGIQISYESGVGESPEDEYIVYYDSETHKMVWLGYTVTYFSKAKSKEFHFIKYGNWQSVEGLLLPETLTWYNYENNLPTTKRNDLKFTNIKLSKEQLDTAIFEIPEGAELLE, encoded by the coding sequence ATGAGACGCATATTTCTAGTACTCTTTGCAATTTCAATACTCTCCTGCAATAACAACTCGAAAAACAACATCGTTGTACCCACTGATTATTCCAAAGAAAATCTCGATATCACTACCAGTATCTATCCAGAAAATATCTCAAAAGTATTTGAAGCCCATGGCGGTTTGGATAATTGGAACACAATGCAATCTTTGGTGTTCACTATGGAAAAACCAAACGGCGATGAGGTAACTGCAACCAACTTAAAAAACAGAAAATCGCTTATCGAAATGCCAAAACATACCATAGGTTTTAATGGTGAAGACGTTTGGTTGTATTCCAAAGACACCACTGCTTACAAAGGAAAGCCTAAGTTTTACTATAATTTGATGTTCTATTTTTACGCCATGCCTTTTATTCTAAGTGATGATGGCATTATTTACAAAGACGTAGCACCATTAGTTTTTGAAGACCAATCATATCCTGGCATTCAAATTTCATATGAAAGTGGCGTAGGAGAATCGCCTGAGGACGAATATATTGTATACTACGATTCTGAAACCCATAAAATGGTCTGGTTGGGTTATACGGTCACTTACTTTAGTAAAGCGAAGAGCAAGGAATTTCATTTTATAAAATATGGCAATTGGCAATCTGTTGAAGGTTTGCTATTACCAGAAACCTTAACTTGGTATAACTACGAAAATAATTTACCAACCACCAAGCGTAACGATTTAAAGTTTACAAACATTAAACTTTCAAAAGAACAACTAGACACTGCTATTTTTGAAATTCCAGAAGGTGCCGAACTTTTGGAGTAA
- a CDS encoding TrmH family RNA methyltransferase, which yields MKEITSTQNAFIKQLTLLKDKSRERKKTGLFLIEGVREISLALKGDYALDTILFYPELFSEERLNDFTNQQITSIEISKDVYQKLAYRETTEGVLAVARSKRNHLSDLKLDKENPLILVAEAPEKPGNIGAILRTADAAKVDAVIIANPKTDLYNPNIIRSSVGCVFTNQIATANTSEIIVFLKTQNISVFCAALQASVAYHTQDYTSATAIVVGTEATGLSNEWLENSNQNIIIPMQGEIDSMNVSVAAGILIFEAKRQRDFK from the coding sequence ATGAAAGAAATTACCAGTACGCAAAACGCCTTTATTAAGCAACTTACTCTATTAAAAGACAAGTCGCGCGAACGTAAAAAAACAGGTCTCTTTTTAATTGAAGGGGTTCGCGAAATTTCGCTTGCTTTAAAAGGGGATTATGCTTTGGACACCATTTTGTTTTATCCTGAATTATTTTCTGAAGAACGGCTTAATGACTTTACAAATCAACAAATAACCAGTATAGAAATATCCAAAGACGTTTATCAGAAATTGGCTTACAGAGAAACCACGGAAGGGGTTTTAGCGGTTGCCAGATCCAAACGCAACCACTTAAGCGATTTAAAACTTGATAAGGAAAATCCTTTAATTTTAGTTGCCGAAGCACCCGAAAAACCTGGTAATATTGGCGCTATTTTAAGAACCGCCGATGCCGCAAAGGTAGATGCCGTAATTATTGCCAATCCAAAAACCGATTTATATAACCCGAATATTATACGATCCAGTGTGGGTTGCGTGTTTACCAACCAAATTGCCACAGCAAACACTTCTGAAATTATTGTCTTTTTAAAAACGCAAAACATAAGCGTTTTCTGTGCAGCATTGCAGGCTTCGGTGGCATATCATACCCAAGATTACACATCGGCAACCGCAATTGTCGTGGGCACCGAAGCCACAGGTTTGAGTAACGAATGGTTAGAAAACTCCAATCAGAATATTATTATCCCCATGCAGGGCGAAATAGATTCCATGAACGTGTCGGTTGCAGCAGGAATTCTTATTTTTGAGGCTAAACGTCAACGGGATTTTAAATAA
- a CDS encoding GIY-YIG nuclease family protein, translating to MYLYYVYILKCSDDSYYTGITNNLEKRVNKHKYGKYRDCYTYKRRPIELKFFETFNDVLQAIYFEKKIKKWTRAKKEALIHGNFDMLQILAECRNATHYKYLGK from the coding sequence ATGTATTTATATTATGTTTATATTCTAAAATGCTCCGATGATTCTTATTATACAGGAATTACAAATAATTTAGAGAAACGCGTAAACAAACATAAATATGGAAAATATAGAGATTGTTACACTTACAAGCGAAGACCAATAGAACTTAAGTTTTTTGAAACTTTTAATGATGTATTACAAGCTATATACTTTGAAAAGAAAATCAAAAAATGGACACGCGCCAAGAAAGAAGCTTTAATTCATGGAAATTTTGATATGCTTCAGATATTGGCTGAGTGTAGAAATGCAACTCATTACAAGTATCTTGGTAAATGA
- a CDS encoding M48 family metallopeptidase encodes MTATTLFYIIIAIIIINFIADKILDALNAKHYNDALPKGLQDVYDDTEYKKSQRYKATNYRFGLLTSTFSLLLTLGFLFFDGFEFVDNLARSYSDNLIIIALIFFGIIMIGSDIITTPFSYYSTFVIEEKFGFNKTTVKTFFLDKIKGWLMMALVGGGILAIIIWFYQVTGTHFWLYAWALVSAFTLFMNMFYSKLIVPLFNKQTPLEAGGLRDKISEYAKTVGFKLDKIFIIDGSKRSTKANAYFSGFGSEKRVTLYDTLIHDLDEDEIVAVLAHEVGHYKKKHIIFNLFASILLTGLTLYVLSLFISNPLLSNALGVETPSFHIGLIAFGLLYAPISEITGLIMNVFSRKFEYQADDYAKNTFKAEPLITSLKKLSKNSLSNLTPHPAYVFMHYSHPTLLERIVNLRK; translated from the coding sequence ATGACAGCAACCACTCTTTTTTATATCATCATAGCCATAATAATCATCAATTTTATAGCTGATAAAATTTTAGATGCCTTAAATGCTAAACATTACAACGACGCCCTTCCTAAAGGTTTACAGGATGTTTATGATGACACCGAATACAAAAAATCACAGCGTTATAAAGCTACAAATTATAGGTTCGGACTGCTCACCTCAACATTTTCGTTATTGTTAACTTTGGGGTTCTTATTTTTTGACGGATTTGAATTTGTGGATAATTTGGCCAGGAGCTACAGTGACAACCTCATTATAATAGCGTTGATTTTCTTTGGGATTATTATGATTGGAAGCGATATCATTACCACACCTTTTTCATATTACAGTACCTTTGTTATTGAAGAAAAATTCGGATTTAATAAAACAACGGTTAAAACCTTCTTTTTAGACAAAATTAAAGGCTGGCTCATGATGGCGCTTGTTGGCGGTGGTATTTTAGCTATAATTATTTGGTTCTATCAAGTTACAGGAACACATTTTTGGCTATATGCTTGGGCGCTTGTATCTGCGTTTACCCTATTTATGAATATGTTTTACTCTAAACTTATTGTCCCCTTGTTCAATAAACAAACCCCTTTGGAAGCTGGAGGTTTGCGTGATAAGATTTCAGAATACGCGAAGACTGTTGGTTTTAAATTAGATAAAATATTTATAATTGACGGTTCTAAACGAAGTACCAAGGCGAATGCGTATTTTTCGGGATTTGGTAGTGAAAAACGAGTGACGCTCTATGACACCTTGATCCATGATTTGGATGAAGATGAAATTGTTGCTGTATTGGCCCATGAAGTTGGGCATTATAAAAAGAAGCATATTATTTTTAATTTGTTTGCTTCTATTTTATTGACAGGGTTGACGCTTTATGTTTTATCACTGTTTATATCCAATCCCTTATTATCAAACGCTTTGGGTGTGGAAACTCCAAGTTTTCATATTGGACTGATCGCTTTTGGGTTGCTATATGCGCCAATTTCGGAAATTACAGGATTGATTATGAACGTATTTTCCAGGAAATTTGAGTACCAAGCCGATGATTATGCCAAAAACACGTTTAAAGCAGAACCGCTTATTACCTCACTTAAAAAACTCTCAAAAAATAGTTTGAGCAATTTAACACCGCATCCGGCATATGTGTTTATGCATTATTCGCATCCTACATTGTTGGAACGGATTGTTAATTTGAGGAAGTAA
- a CDS encoding type II toxin-antitoxin system RelE/ParE family toxin: protein MKPKFEVVFLEQAIDFMSKLDVKAKKKIYYNLDKAKLENDPKLFKKLTDEIWEFRTLYQGIQYRLFAFWDKTDKTETLVLSTHGMVKKVSKVPKSEIEKALKIRSEYFDK, encoded by the coding sequence ATGAAACCAAAATTTGAGGTAGTTTTTCTTGAACAAGCTATTGACTTTATGTCCAAATTGGATGTTAAAGCAAAAAAGAAAATCTATTACAATTTGGATAAAGCGAAACTCGAAAATGACCCAAAACTGTTTAAGAAACTGACAGACGAAATTTGGGAATTTAGAACACTTTATCAAGGAATTCAATACAGACTCTTTGCATTTTGGGACAAAACTGACAAAACCGAAACGCTTGTGTTATCTACACACGGAATGGTAAAAAAAGTAAGTAAAGTTCCAAAATCTGAAATTGAGAAAGCATTGAAAATTAGATCTGAATATTTTGACAAATAA
- a CDS encoding helix-turn-helix domain-containing protein — MATKNKKMKMMTLDQMKDKDIGKVGTTERDKYEFDLRMEVLGDMIKSVRKERNLTQEQLGELIGVQKSQISKLERNTKNVTIETILKVFRALKANVRFSVEMNESEFKVA, encoded by the coding sequence ATGGCAACGAAAAATAAAAAAATGAAAATGATGACACTTGACCAAATGAAGGACAAGGACATTGGAAAAGTTGGAACAACAGAACGTGACAAATACGAATTTGACCTGCGAATGGAAGTGCTTGGCGATATGATAAAGTCTGTCCGAAAAGAACGAAATTTGACCCAAGAGCAACTCGGAGAATTAATTGGGGTTCAAAAATCTCAAATCTCTAAATTGGAAAGAAATACTAAAAACGTAACTATCGAAACGATTTTAAAAGTATTTAGAGCTTTAAAAGCAAACGTTCGATTTAGTGTGGAAATGAACGAATCGGAATTTAAAGTTGCATAA